In the Sandaracinus amylolyticus genome, TGCGACGAGCGCCTCGAGGACGCGCAGGAGGCGCCGCGCCCGGTCGAGTGAACGAGTGTTCAAGAATCGGCTCGCCCACTCCGAGCGAGCACTCCAGCTGAGCTGATCACTCGTGCGTGACGACCGGGACGTCGGCGGAGATCAGGTACGCGCCGCCCCGGGTGATCAGCAGCTCGCGGAGGCCGGCCTTGCGCAGGCCGTTGATCGCGACGCGCAGGCGGATCGCGGCGGCGCGATCGAGGATGCGCTCGCCGGGCCAGCCCGCTTCGATCAGGCGCGAGGGCGCGACCGGAGCGTCGGGGGTCTCGACGCGGGCGCGCGCGAGCGCCGCGAGGATCGCGGGCAGCGCGCGACGGTGTTCGAGCTCGACGCGCTCGCCGCCGGGAGTGCGGAACCATCGGCCCGCGGCGCCCACCTCGAGCACGGCGCCGCGCTCGGCGCGGGCGATCGCGGACGCGAGACGTCGCGCTGCGGCGCGCGCCTCGACCGGGACGTCGTCGCGTCCCTGGAGCTGCGCGACGCGGCTCCGCGCCACCGCGATCGCGCGGCGCTGGGTGCTCGTGAACTCGCCGGTGTCGGTGCCGCGTCGTGCGATCGCGAGATCGAGGAAGCCGCGCTGCACCGCGAGCGCGACGCGCGGTCGGGGATCGCTCACGCCCGCGAGGCGGGCCTCGGCCTGCGCGAACTTCGCGTCGCTCTCGTCGATGCGATCGCGCTCCGCTTCGAGCGCGGCGAGCCAGCCCGAGAACACGAGGCCGATCCCGGGGTGGCCCCCGAAGAACGACTCGGCGCGCGCGAGATCGGCGTGTGCGGCCTCGAGCTCGCCTTGCTCGAGACGGATCGCACCGCGGTATCCGATCGCGAGCGCCTCCATCGGCCGCTGACCGGTGCCGCGCGCGAGCACGAGCGCGCCTTCGATCGTCACGCGTGCGGCGTCGATCGCGCCCTCCGCGAGCGATGCGAGCGCGCGCTGCACCGCGACCGCGACCTCGGCTGCGGGATCGCCGGCCTCGCGCGCGGTGCGCTCCGCATCGGCGAGCAGTGCGCGCGCGCCGGGGAGATCGCCCTCTTCGATCGCGAGCTCGCCGAGGTACGAGAGCGTGAACGCTTCCCAGCGACGATGCCCGGCGCGCCGGTGTGACTCGAGCGCTTCGGTCCAGCGACGTCGTGCTTCGTCGCGTCGACCGAGCCCGTGGTACGCGGCAGCGACGCGATCGAGGGTGACGCCGATGGACAGGCGATCGCCGTGGGTCTCCTGGATCGCGAGCGCCTCTTCGAAGAGCGGCAGTGCCTCGGCGGTGCGACCGGTGTTGAGCGACATGCCGCCGAGGAGGCGCAGGCTCGTCGCCTCGAGCGCGGCGTCGCCGGTCGCGCGTGCGATCGAGAGCGCGTCGCGGGCGTAGAGCGCGCAGGCTTCGGTCTCGGCCATGCGCCACATCACCGCGGCTTGGGTGGCGCGCGCGAGGCCCTCCAGGCGACGGCGTCCCGCGGCGCGCAGTCGCTCGTGGGCGATCGCGAGATCGTTCGCGGCCTGTCGCTGGGTGGCGTGGGCGAGCGCGCGGAGGCGGCCGCGTCCGAGCAGGAGCTCGTCGTGTCGAGGATCACCCTCGGGCACGTGCACGATCACGCGCTCGAGGCGATCGAGCACGAAGCGCGCGCCGCCGACGAGCTCCGCGAGCGAGACGAGCGCGAGGGTGACGTCGACCGCGGCGCCCACGTCGTCCTCGGCGCGATCGGCGATGCGCACCAGCTCGTCGCGCTCGCGGCGGAGCCAGCGCGCGGCATCGAGGCCGCCTTGGCCGTAGAGCGCGGCGGCGGCGCGGCGGGCGCCCGCCGCGAAGAACGCGCGGTGCCGCGACTCGGCGCGGGGTGCGAGCCCGAGCTCGTCGAGCTTCTCGCGTGCATAGGCGCGCACCAGCGCGGGCACGCGGAAGCGCTGCGAGCCGTCGGCGCGCGACCGCCACGCGCGCACGAGCGACCACTCGACGAGCTGCGAGAGCGCGCCGAGCACGGTGCCGGTGCGGATCTCGCCGAGATCGACGATCGCCTCCGCGGTCTCGCGAGAGAACGCGCCCTCGAGCACGGAGAGCTGCGCGAGCGCGGACTGCTCGGCGGGGCGGAGGAGCGACCACGACTCGTCGAGCGCACCGCGCACCGTCGCGGAGCGGGCCGGCACGTCGCGTCGGACGTCGGCGAGCACGTCGAGGCGTCGCGCGAGGCCGCGCGAGAGATCGTCGATGCCGAAGGTGCGGGCACGCGCGGCGCAGAGCTCGATCGCGAGGGGAAGGCCCTCGAGCTGTCGCACGATCGCGTCGACCTCCGCGAAGGCGTGCGCGTCGTCGGTGAGCTCGGCGCGCTCGCGGCGCGCGATGGTGAGGAAGAGGCGCGCGGCGTCGCTCGGCTCGCCTTCGCGGCGCGGCTCGGTCGAGAGCGGCTGGAGCTCGTGCACGCGCTCCATCTCGACGCGCATGCGGGCGCGGCTCGCGACGAGGAAGCGCGCTTCGGGCGCGGCCTGGAGCATGCGCGGGAGCGACTCGGCGGCGGGCTCGATGACGTGCTCGAGGCCGTCGACGAGCACGAGACACGGACCGTGATGGGCGAGCGCGCGCGCGATCGCTTCGATGTCGTCGTCGCGATCGCCGGTGGGCTCGTCGATGTCGAGGCCGACGCGGAACGCCTGCGCGAGATCGCACTCGATGCGCGCGCGCTCGGCGTCGACGCGCACCACGCGCTCGGGCCACGCGGCCGCGATCTCGCGCGCGAGGCGCGTCTTGCCGACACCGGGCGGACCCACGATCGACACGACGCGGCTCTGCGCGAGCGCAGAACGCACCGCGCGGACGTCCGCGTCGCGCCCGATGAGCGGCTCGGACGCGGGCGGGATCGTCGGAATCTGGCGGGTGGGCTCCCCCTCGCGCACGGGGACACTCTATCGCAGGCGAGCACCCGTCCGGCGAATCACGATGCGGGTGCCGGGCGCATCGGCGATCACGAGCCGGAGGGGGCGAGGCGCGCTGCGATAATCGGCGGTGCGGCCGCGCAGATCGAAACGGCGCTCGGCGTCGTCGGGCATCCATGTGAGACCGAGCACATCGATGGTGTCGCCCTCGTGGATCTCCACGGCGCGGGCGCGTGCAGCGTCGCCGGCGCGGACGATCGCGTCGCGGCACGCCGAGGAGACGAACGGCGAGATGGTGTCGAGGTGCTCGTCGAGCGTGCGAGGGATCGGGGGCGCGATGATCAGCGGGGCGCGCGCGAAGGCGATGATGATGGGCTCGCCGTCGTGGGTCTCGATGGCGAACTGGGTTCCGTCGACGACGCGGAACGTCGGGGTCCAGAGGTCGCGGAGGACGATGGTGTCGCCGGGCTCGCGGGGGGTGAGACAGGTGACGCGGCCCGATGCGAGGCGGGTGACGCCGATGGGATCGTCGTGGCCGTCGAGGATGGGGGTGGTGGGGTCGAGGAGGGAGAGGGTGTCGCGGCCGGTGTCGTCGAAGGGTGGGCGGAGGGTGATTCGCCGAACGTCGGTCGCCCGGAAGAACGCGAAAACGCGGGAAATCCGCGAGCGCTCGGCGAGGTAGGGCGCGGCTTCGACGCGGCCGAGCGTCTCGAAGGAGTCGGCGCCGAAGCGGCGCTCGACGAGAACGCGATCGTCCGGGGTGAAGAGGTACGCCGAGCGCGGCATCGCGAGCGGGGCGCATGCTACCACCGGGTGCGATGGGGACCGTCCGACTGGAACAGGAAGATCCGCTTCTCGTGGAGTTCGATGCGACCGTGGTTGACCACGCGCGTCACGGATCGCGGGCGTCGGTGGTGCTCGATCGCAGCGCCTTCTATCCCGAGTCGGGCGGGCAGATGGCGGATCGCGGCATGCTCGCCGGCGCGCGCGTGGTCGACGTGCAGATCGACGACGAGGGGCGCGTGCACCACGTGCTCGAGGGTGCGCTCCCGGAGATCGGTGCGAGCGTGCACGGCGCGATCGACGCTGCGCGGCGCCGCGTGCACATGGCGCTGCACACCGCCCAGCACCTGCTGTCGCGCGCGCTCGTCGAGGTCGCGGCGGCCGAGACCGTGAGCTCGAGGCTGGGCGAGTCGGTGTGCACGATCGACGTGGATCGCGACGGGATCGCGGAGGCACGGATCGCGGAGGCCGAGAGCTTCGTGCATCGCGTCGTCGATGAGGATCGCGCGGTGCGCGCGTGGTTTCCGACGAGCGAGGAACTCGCGGCGCTGCCGCTGCGTCGCGCGCCGAAGGCCGAGCACGCGAGGGTGCGCGTGGTGGACGTGGCCGGCGTCGACGTGTCGCCGTGCGGCGGGACGCACGTGCTGCGCACGGCGCAGATCGGTGTGATGCGGGTGATCGGGAGCGAGCGCTACAAGGGCGGCACGCGGATCTCGTTCTCGGCGGGGGCGCGGGCACGCGGGGAGTTGCTCGCGGAGAGCGCCGTGCTGCGGGAGCTCGCGCGCGGGCTGCAGACGGCCCCGCTCGAGGTGCGTGGCGGTGTCGAGCGCGTGCGGGAGTCGCTCGAGGGCGCGCGGCAGGAGCTCGGTCGGATGCGCGCCGTGCTCGCGAGGAGCATCGCGAGCGGAGTGCGTTTCGAGGACGGCCTGGGGCGGGTGTGGATCGAAGAGGGGGGAATCGAGTTGGTGCGTCAGGTGGCGGCAGAGCTGACGCGTGACGGGGATCGTGTGGTGATGGTGGCGGGGCCGGTCGAGGGCGGCGTGCACGTGGTGGTCGCGCGGGGGCCGGCGTCGAACGTGGATGCGCGAACGCTGCTGGGGGAAATCGCGAAGGCGACGGGGGGACGCGGGGGAGGGCGCGCGGAGCGCGCGGAAGGGCGGATGCCGGAGACGGGTGACGTGAGGCGAGTGGTCGAGGCCGTGGGGCAGGGCTGACCGACGTTCGTTCGGCGCAAGGTGCGCGGCTCGTCGCCCAGGGAGCCAACCGACCGACGTCGAGTGAGGCCCATCAGCGTCGAGTGGAACGGAAACGCTCGTCGCCGGACGTCGAATCGATGCTCCGCGGACGCAACTTCGTCGCGACAGCGCTCGCGAGCTCGTTCTCGAGCTTCGCTTGCGTCGCGCGCGGATACACCTCCGCCGCCGCGCGTGCAGTCACGAGCGAGCGCCAACGTTTCCGCAGGCTCTCAAGCCGCGGCGCGCATCGGCTCGACTGGCGCGCCGTGCGTCTGGCGCATCAACCAGGTGCCCGCTGGGAACGCCACGTCGCGTCGCCCTCTGCGCCACGAATCGAAGGCATGTCGATACGCCAATCGGAATGCGCGCAGCCGCACTGCAGCAGCGATCAACGCGTCTCGATCTCCGCGTCCGACCGCGAATGCTGGCGCGAGAGAGCGCAGCGGCTCGTGCGATCGTGCGCGCCTGAACGGCGACAACCTCGCGCAGCGGTCGGCCCCGAGAAACGTCCCACCGCGTTCGCTGACCTCTGCACGGGCCGCGGATTCGAGTGCCGCGACTTCGTGCGCAATCAGCTCACGGAACTCGGCGTCGCTCATTCCGAGCTCGCCCGCGGCGCGCGGCATCTCGAGTCGCAACATCACAGTCGGAGGCCACCTGTCGTCGTCGGGAGCGAAGTACTCGGCTGGGCGTTCGATGCGCCACTCCGCACTCCCGATATCGTGAGAACGCGTCGTGACGCCGGGCCAGTCTCTCGCGCGCCGCACGAGCGCTGCCGCGACGGGATTGGCGATCGCATACGCAATCTTCTCTGCGACTGCGGCTGGAGTGCGTAGCTCGACGACGCTGGTCGCTTCGTGATCCCACACGGCGCCGTCCCACTTGCGCAGGACTTTCGTCGCGAGCGCCATGTGACGGTGCAGATAGTGAAGGAACTCGGGCAGTCGACCCTCGGGATCCGACACCACCAGATGCTCGTGCGTGCTCATCAGCACGGCGGTGTGGACCAGCACTCCCACGCGCGTCGCTGCGATTGCGAGCGTGTAGAGGAAGATCCGATTCATGCGCGGGTCGGGCGCGAAGAGGTGATAGCGACGAAGAGTGCGGCGCGTGATGAGGTACACGCCGCCGGGCTCGATGAGGCGCGGCTGGGTCACGCACGCGTCGCCGAGCACGTCGCGTACCGGCCCTTGCGCAGGCAAATCGCCGAGAAAACTCAACGTGGGTCGGCGGGGTGGCGGCGGAGTGGCGGCGGAGCCGCCACCCCGCATCGGGTCACCGCGTCCTGCGATACCCCGGGCACTGCCGCGCCTTCGCGCTCTTCTTCTCCTGCGTCGGGAACATCACGCTCTGGATCTGCTGGTAATCCTCCAGCGCATCCGCCTGCGTGAACGGGAACGTCCCTCCGAGATCCGGCCTCGTCCCCACCACCATTCCACTCGTGATCACAGCATCCGCGCTCGCCCACACCGTCGAAGTCCCGCAATGCCAGGTGTTCTTGTTCCCCTGGATCGTATGGAACTCCGACCGCGCGCCCGTCTGCCTCAGCGTCGCGAGCTCGTGCTCCCACTGCTCGTATGCGAACACCTTCGAAGGATCGGGCCGCCGCGCCGTCGAATCGTGATTGTACCCAGTGATGATCGTCGGTCCCGCGCTCGCCGGCAGTCCCAATCCGACACCGACGTTGAGGCTGAACACACCCTGGAGGTCCGGCTTCACCTCGTCGCCGTCGTACCAGTACTGCGAGCACAGATCCTGCGGCAGGTGCTGGCTCAGCACGCTCGTGTCGCTGTGCAGATAGACATCCGCCTTCTGGAAATCGAACGATCCCAGAATGGCCTTCTCCTCCGGAGTCGCATCCGCGAGCAGCTGCAGAGTCAGATTCGCCTGCGTCGCGAAGATGACCTCGTCGTATTGCTCCTCACCGCCGCTCCCGTCGGTGATCAGCACGCGATTCCCGCTCCGACGCACCTTCTGCACGGGGCGCTCGAGCAGCCACCGCGCGGGCGTGTCGTTCGCCATCGCGTCGACGTACTGCCGCGTTCCCTTCGGGAACAGCCGCCACGTCGTGCCATTGAAGAACGACAGCTGCTTGTCCGAGAACAATCCGAGGATGTTGACGATCGGCGCCTGCAGCAATCCCGCCCTCGTCACCACCAGCAGCGTCAGCACCGGAGACAGTGCCTTCGCCGCGAATTCCTCATTGTATCCGAGCTTGTTCAGCCAGTACTCGACCGACCGGAGTTGCTCTTCGATAGGCAGATGATCGATCCGCGCCGCGTCCACCTCGAACCGCGAGCACTGCTCTCGGAGCCGCTGCCACAGCGCAGTGTCCGGACCGCCGGTCCACCACTTCTCGTCCTTGAAGCTCGCGCCGATCGTCCAGCCCGCCGCGCGTGTCTCGATCTTGTACTTGTCGATGATCGCGTAGAGCACCGGATACGTCCACGGGTCGGTCAACAGCACGCCCACGTCGATCGGCCGGACCACGCCGTCCGCGCCTTTCACGTCGACCGTGTGTGCGTGTCCGCCGAGTGTCGATGTCGCTTCGTACACCGTCACATCGGCCGCGCGTCCCAACACGTAGGCCGCGCCGAGACCCGCGCCGCCACCGCCCACGATCGCGATCTTCTTCTTCTTGTCGGCCATGCGCCCCTCCGTCAGGTCGACTACCAGAGCGCTCGCGACGCCCGCAACGCTGAACGTTCGCTCTCCAGACGCGAACGTTCTTGCGCGATGCGCAGCGCGCGGCGACGATCCCGGGTCCTGTGCGGCCCGGGGATCTCGTCGCGAACCGTTTCGAGGTGCTCGTGCGCGCCGGCGCCGGCGGTATGGGCGTCGTGTATCGCGCGCGCGATCGCCTCACCGATGCGTCCGTCGCCATCAAGGTGCTGCACGATCCAGATCCCGATCGCGACGCTCGCTTCACACGCGAGACGCGCGTCCTCGCGACGCTCGCGCACCCCGCGATCGTCTCCTACGTCGCGCACGGCACGACCGAGCACGGCGAGCCCTTCCTCGCGATGGAGTGGCTCGAAGGCGAGGACCTCGCGCAGCGCCTCTCGCGCGAAGGGCTCGAGCTCCACGACACGGTGCGCCTCGCCCGACGCATCGCGGAAGGCCTCCGCGCCGCCCACGCGCAGGGCGCGCTCCATCGCGACGTGAAGCCGAGCAACGTGTTCCTCGCCGCGCGCGATCCCGCGCAGGCGAAGCTCCTCGACTTCGGCATCGCGCGCACCAGCCACGCGACCCGCGCGGTGACCGGCACCGGCGCGATGGTCGGCAGCATCGGCTACATGGCGCCCGAGCAGGTGCGCGGCGAGCGCGACATCGACGTTCGCGCCGACGTCTACGCGCTCGGCTGCGTGCTCTTCGAGTGCCTCACCGGGCGACCGGTGTTCGTCGGCAGCCACCCGGTCTCGATGCTCGTGCAGGCGCTGCACGAGTCTCCGCCCTCCGTCTCCGAGATCCGTCCCGAGGTGCCGAGCGACCTCGCGGCGCTCGTCGATCGCATGCTCTCGAAGGCGCGGACCGGGCGCCCTCGCGACGTCGACGAGGTGCTCGTCGCGCTCGATGCGCTCGGCCCGATCACGCGCGGGCCCGTGCTGCGCGCGCCGAAGCGCAAGGTCGTGAGCACCGGCGAGCGCCGCGTCGTGAGCGTGGTACTGGTGCAGCTGCCGCAGCTGCCGGCCGCGACCGAGGATCGCGCGACCGTCGGCAGCGACGAGCACGCGCGCTTCCTCGCGCCACTGCGCACGTGCGTCGAGCCGCTCGGCGGCACCGTCGTCGTGCTCCCGCGCGGCACCGCGCTCGTGCTGCTGCGCGGCCGGCCGAACGCGAAGGACGAGGCCGCGCAGGCCGCGGCGTGCGCGCTCGCGATCCACGCGGTGATCCCCGACGTCCGCGTCGCGCTCGCGACCGGGCCCGCCGAGGTCTCGGGTCGGTGGGCCGCGGGTCCGGTGGTCGATCGCGCGTCCTCACTCCTGGACGAGACCCTCGAGCGCAACGTCGGAAACCCGACCGGGGTTCGCATCGACGAGGTCACCGCGTCGCTCCTGGACGGACGTTTCTCGGTCCACGGTCGAATGCTCACCGGCGCGCGCGCCTTCGCCGGCGAGTCGCGCAAGCTGCTCGGCAAGCCCACGCCCTGTGTCGGCCGCGAGCGCGAGATGGCCTATCTCGAGAGCACGTTCGCGTCGTGCGTCGCCGAGCCCGAAGCGCGCGCGGTGGTGCTCGTCGCGCCCGCGGGCATCGGCAAGTCGCGCCTTCGCCGCGAGCTGGTCGCGCGCATCACCGCGCGCGAGGAGCCGGTCACCGTGCTCACCTCGCGCTGCGATCCGCTCTACGCGGGATCACCGCTCCACGCCGCCGCGCAGCTCGTGCGCATGGCCGCCGAGATCCACGAGGACGCGACGCACGAGCAGCGCCACGCCGCGCTCCGCGCCCACGTCGAGGCGGTGATGTCCGTGCCCGAGCGTGCTCGTGCGCTCGACTTCCTCGGCGAGCTCGCGCACGCGCCCGCGCCCGGCGATCCCAGCCCTCCGCTCCGCGCCGCCCGCAACGATCCGCGCATCATGGCGGAGCAGACGCGCCTCGCGTTCGAGGAGTGGATCCGTGCGCTCTGTGCGCGCACCCCGCTCGTCGTCGTGATCGAGGATCTGCACTGGGCCGACGTGCCCAGCGTCGCGCTGATCGAGCGCGCGATCGCGCGCGCCGAGAGCGAGCCGCTCTTCGTGCTCGGCCTCGCACGCCCCGAGTGGCGCGACGCGCTGCCGCGCCTGCTCACGCAGGCCGCGGAGATGCCCATCGAGGCGCTCACCAAGCGCGCCGCCGAGCGTCTCGTGCGGGCGCTGCTCGGCGAGCAGATCGAAGCGACGACGGTGCGCCGCATCGTCGAGCGCGCAGGCGGCAACGCGTTCTATCTCGAGGAGCTGATCCGCCACGTCGCGGAGCACGGCGACGAGTCGATGCCCGAGAGCGTGCTCGGCATGGTGCAGTCGCGCGTCGATCAGCTCGATGCCTCCGCGCGCCTCGTGCTGCGCGCGGGCAGCGTGTACGGCGAGTCGTTCTGGACCGGCGGTGTCGCCGCGCTGATCGGCGAGGCGCTCGCCGAGCCCGAGCTGCACGCGTGGCTCGAGACGCTGGTGCGCCTCGAGGTGATCGAGCACGGGCGCAACGAGAAGTTCGCGAGCGAGCGCGAGCACGTGTTCCGTCATGCGCTGGTGCGCGACGTCGCGTACGCGATGCTCGTCGAGGGCGATCGCGCGCTCGGACATCGCCTGGCCGCGGCGTGGCTCGAGCGCGCGGGCGAGC is a window encoding:
- a CDS encoding transposase, producing the protein MLGDACVTQPRLIEPGGVYLITRRTLRRYHLFAPDPRMNRIFLYTLAIAATRVGVLVHTAVLMSTHEHLVVSDPEGRLPEFLHYLHRHMALATKVLRKWDGAVWDHEATSVVELRTPAAVAEKIAYAIANPVAAALVRRARDWPGVTTRSHDIGSAEWRIERPAEYFAPDDDRWPPTVMLRLEMPRAAGELGMSDAEFRELIAHEVAALESAARAEVSERGGTFLGADRCARLSPFRRARSHEPLRSLAPAFAVGRGDRDALIAAAVRLRAFRLAYRHAFDSWRRGRRDVAFPAGTWLMRQTHGAPVEPMRAAA
- a CDS encoding alanyl-tRNA editing protein, which codes for MGTVRLEQEDPLLVEFDATVVDHARHGSRASVVLDRSAFYPESGGQMADRGMLAGARVVDVQIDDEGRVHHVLEGALPEIGASVHGAIDAARRRVHMALHTAQHLLSRALVEVAAAETVSSRLGESVCTIDVDRDGIAEARIAEAESFVHRVVDEDRAVRAWFPTSEELAALPLRRAPKAEHARVRVVDVAGVDVSPCGGTHVLRTAQIGVMRVIGSERYKGGTRISFSAGARARGELLAESAVLRELARGLQTAPLEVRGGVERVRESLEGARQELGRMRAVLARSIASGVRFEDGLGRVWIEEGGIELVRQVAAELTRDGDRVVMVAGPVEGGVHVVVARGPASNVDARTLLGEIAKATGGRGGGRAERAEGRMPETGDVRRVVEAVGQG
- a CDS encoding serine/threonine-protein kinase; the encoded protein is MRPGDLVANRFEVLVRAGAGGMGVVYRARDRLTDASVAIKVLHDPDPDRDARFTRETRVLATLAHPAIVSYVAHGTTEHGEPFLAMEWLEGEDLAQRLSREGLELHDTVRLARRIAEGLRAAHAQGALHRDVKPSNVFLAARDPAQAKLLDFGIARTSHATRAVTGTGAMVGSIGYMAPEQVRGERDIDVRADVYALGCVLFECLTGRPVFVGSHPVSMLVQALHESPPSVSEIRPEVPSDLAALVDRMLSKARTGRPRDVDEVLVALDALGPITRGPVLRAPKRKVVSTGERRVVSVVLVQLPQLPAATEDRATVGSDEHARFLAPLRTCVEPLGGTVVVLPRGTALVLLRGRPNAKDEAAQAAACALAIHAVIPDVRVALATGPAEVSGRWAAGPVVDRASSLLDETLERNVGNPTGVRIDEVTASLLDGRFSVHGRMLTGARAFAGESRKLLGKPTPCVGREREMAYLESTFASCVAEPEARAVVLVAPAGIGKSRLRRELVARITAREEPVTVLTSRCDPLYAGSPLHAAAQLVRMAAEIHEDATHEQRHAALRAHVEAVMSVPERARALDFLGELAHAPAPGDPSPPLRAARNDPRIMAEQTRLAFEEWIRALCARTPLVVVIEDLHWADVPSVALIERAIARAESEPLFVLGLARPEWRDALPRLLTQAAEMPIEALTKRAAERLVRALLGEQIEATTVRRIVERAGGNAFYLEELIRHVAEHGDESMPESVLGMVQSRVDQLDASARLVLRAGSVYGESFWTGGVAALIGEALAEPELHAWLETLVRLEVIEHGRNEKFASEREHVFRHALVRDVAYAMLVEGDRALGHRLAAAWLERAGERDPQVLAQHHLRGGEPAKAAPYLLAAAEASLHAGNLDGAIALADKGLACEPTGALRARLLVTKGTPLGWRAAWDAATPLATEAMELLEPGSPEWSQSAGIVILASAAAGNPGKMFELMHAIQRIEPAPTGPYAFTVFMLATAFAQLGQRAIATALDDKLAIASAADAARDPAFRGWREIVRTVVADKPRTDALADAVRAARGAMDAMSEANDLLGLGVAGGWYARVLSLAGDQDAALEQARATMDLIDRTDNRFTRHRAVGTLGSILVLRGARAEGITVLRDQVLAQSTDAMAMLFARAEIARGLLEEGDLDGAEREALKTIDDAGFLFQPHKATALAVLARIALARADLPLALERAREGRKIGEQNGMDALTASIVRWIEAHALRELGDPSADEAARSAAERIDAIATALAELGLDRSWRAMPENSATLALCGG
- a CDS encoding ATP-binding protein, with product MREGEPTRQIPTIPPASEPLIGRDADVRAVRSALAQSRVVSIVGPPGVGKTRLAREIAAAWPERVVRVDAERARIECDLAQAFRVGLDIDEPTGDRDDDIEAIARALAHHGPCLVLVDGLEHVIEPAAESLPRMLQAAPEARFLVASRARMRVEMERVHELQPLSTEPRREGEPSDAARLFLTIARRERAELTDDAHAFAEVDAIVRQLEGLPLAIELCAARARTFGIDDLSRGLARRLDVLADVRRDVPARSATVRGALDESWSLLRPAEQSALAQLSVLEGAFSRETAEAIVDLGEIRTGTVLGALSQLVEWSLVRAWRSRADGSQRFRVPALVRAYAREKLDELGLAPRAESRHRAFFAAGARRAAAALYGQGGLDAARWLRRERDELVRIADRAEDDVGAAVDVTLALVSLAELVGGARFVLDRLERVIVHVPEGDPRHDELLLGRGRLRALAHATQRQAANDLAIAHERLRAAGRRRLEGLARATQAAVMWRMAETEACALYARDALSIARATGDAALEATSLRLLGGMSLNTGRTAEALPLFEEALAIQETHGDRLSIGVTLDRVAAAYHGLGRRDEARRRWTEALESHRRAGHRRWEAFTLSYLGELAIEEGDLPGARALLADAERTAREAGDPAAEVAVAVQRALASLAEGAIDAARVTIEGALVLARGTGQRPMEALAIGYRGAIRLEQGELEAAHADLARAESFFGGHPGIGLVFSGWLAALEAERDRIDESDAKFAQAEARLAGVSDPRPRVALAVQRGFLDLAIARRGTDTGEFTSTQRRAIAVARSRVAQLQGRDDVPVEARAAARRLASAIARAERGAVLEVGAAGRWFRTPGGERVELEHRRALPAILAALARARVETPDAPVAPSRLIEAGWPGERILDRAAAIRLRVAINGLRKAGLRELLITRGGAYLISADVPVVTHE
- a CDS encoding FAD-dependent oxidoreductase encodes the protein MADKKKKIAIVGGGGAGLGAAYVLGRAADVTVYEATSTLGGHAHTVDVKGADGVVRPIDVGVLLTDPWTYPVLYAIIDKYKIETRAAGWTIGASFKDEKWWTGGPDTALWQRLREQCSRFEVDAARIDHLPIEEQLRSVEYWLNKLGYNEEFAAKALSPVLTLLVVTRAGLLQAPIVNILGLFSDKQLSFFNGTTWRLFPKGTRQYVDAMANDTPARWLLERPVQKVRRSGNRVLITDGSGGEEQYDEVIFATQANLTLQLLADATPEEKAILGSFDFQKADVYLHSDTSVLSQHLPQDLCSQYWYDGDEVKPDLQGVFSLNVGVGLGLPASAGPTIITGYNHDSTARRPDPSKVFAYEQWEHELATLRQTGARSEFHTIQGNKNTWHCGTSTVWASADAVITSGMVVGTRPDLGGTFPFTQADALEDYQQIQSVMFPTQEKKSAKARQCPGYRRTR